A genome region from Geminicoccus roseus DSM 18922 includes the following:
- a CDS encoding 5-guanidino-2-oxopentanoate decarboxylase yields MKNAPSTAEALIEGLIAYGVDTVFGIPGVHTLQLYDAMARASIRHVGIRHEQAGVFMADGYARATGQPGVACLITGPGLLNAATAIGQAYSDSVPVLVLTTLNPMDGGGLSRGRLHEIGDQRATVAPITRLTRTVQSPEEVDEVLAACFRHLTLERPRPIVLQVPLDVAERRGGRGAWPRRPAERAHPAPRQVAEAAALIQAARLPVVVLGGGCVDAAPAARDFVARTGAVAFTTIAGKGVLPQDHPNHAGSILTFSGAHALLGEADLVIAIGTELAENDIWAERLEIPGKIIRVDLDPDQLDRDFPAEIAILADAGATMAALAEALPEGRPAPAERVQELRRAHRAATIPLEHKHEKVLGALRAALPEEGMVFSDMTMIAYSGNSRYPTDQPRTWFHPAGFGTLGYALPAAIGAKLAKPQTPVVALIGDGGIQFTLAELGTAREENLPLPILLWNNRSLGQIALGMRNRSIEELAVHPFTPEFGAIAQAYGCRHVRPGSAAELTAALIEAARADGPTIIEVREDDNWLEAA; encoded by the coding sequence TTGAAGAACGCCCCCTCCACTGCCGAAGCCCTGATCGAGGGCCTGATCGCCTACGGGGTCGACACGGTGTTCGGCATCCCGGGGGTGCATACGCTGCAGCTCTATGACGCGATGGCCCGCGCCAGCATCCGCCATGTCGGCATCCGCCACGAGCAGGCCGGCGTGTTCATGGCGGACGGCTATGCCCGCGCCACCGGCCAGCCGGGGGTGGCCTGCCTGATCACCGGGCCTGGCCTGCTCAACGCCGCCACCGCGATCGGCCAGGCCTATTCCGACAGCGTGCCGGTCCTGGTGCTGACCACGCTGAACCCGATGGATGGCGGCGGTCTCAGCCGCGGCCGCCTGCACGAGATCGGCGACCAGCGCGCCACGGTGGCGCCGATCACCCGGCTGACCCGGACGGTGCAGTCGCCCGAGGAGGTCGACGAGGTGCTGGCCGCCTGCTTCCGCCACCTCACCCTGGAACGGCCGCGCCCGATCGTCTTGCAGGTGCCGCTGGACGTGGCGGAACGCCGGGGTGGCCGGGGTGCTTGGCCGCGCCGACCAGCCGAACGTGCCCATCCGGCTCCCCGGCAGGTCGCCGAGGCCGCGGCGCTGATCCAGGCGGCCCGCCTGCCGGTGGTGGTGCTGGGCGGCGGCTGCGTGGATGCCGCACCGGCCGCCCGGGACTTCGTCGCCAGGACCGGTGCGGTCGCCTTCACCACCATCGCCGGCAAGGGCGTCCTGCCGCAGGACCATCCCAACCATGCCGGCTCGATCCTGACCTTTTCCGGCGCCCATGCCCTCTTGGGCGAGGCCGACCTGGTGATCGCGATCGGCACCGAGCTGGCGGAGAACGACATCTGGGCCGAGCGGCTGGAGATCCCCGGCAAGATCATCCGGGTCGACCTCGACCCCGACCAGCTCGACCGCGATTTCCCGGCGGAGATCGCGATCCTGGCCGATGCCGGCGCCACCATGGCCGCACTGGCAGAAGCGCTGCCGGAGGGGCGGCCGGCGCCGGCCGAGCGGGTCCAGGAACTCCGGCGCGCGCACCGCGCCGCCACGATCCCGCTCGAGCACAAGCACGAGAAGGTCCTGGGCGCCCTGCGCGCCGCCCTGCCCGAAGAGGGCATGGTGTTCAGCGACATGACCATGATCGCCTATAGCGGCAACAGCCGCTACCCGACCGACCAGCCGCGCACCTGGTTCCACCCGGCAGGCTTCGGCACGCTGGGCTACGCCCTGCCGGCCGCCATCGGCGCGAAGCTGGCGAAGCCCCAGACCCCGGTGGTGGCGCTGATCGGCGATGGCGGCATCCAGTTCACCCTGGCCGAGCTCGGCACCGCGCGGGAAGAGAACCTGCCCCTGCCGATCCTGCTCTGGAACAACCGCTCGCTCGGCCAGATCGCGCTCGGCATGCGCAACCGCTCGATCGAGGAACTGGCGGTCCATCCGTTCACCCCGGAATTCGGCGCGATCGCCCAGGCCTATGGCTGCCGCCATGTCCGGCCCGGTTCCGCGGCCGAGCTGACCGCAGCGCTGATCGAGGCGGCCCGGGCCGACGGTCCGACCATCATCGAGGTCCGCGAGGACGACAATTGGCTGGAAGCCGCCTGA
- a CDS encoding propionyl-CoA synthetase, with protein sequence MANYRTIYQRSIEKPDAFWAEAARALHWDRPWDRVLNFDRPPFYRWFEGGELNTCFNAVDRHVASGRGGQVAIIHDSAVTGSVRRITYAELQDLVARFAGVLVGQGVGKGDRVVIYMPMVPEAAIAMLACARIGAIHSVVFGGFAAKELATRIDDAKPVLIVAASCGIEPGRVVPYKPLLAEALARSRHRPRRCIVLQRPEGMAEPEPSMDLDWQACMDEAQPVGCTPVEATDPLYILYTSGTTGLPKGIVRDHGGHATALLWSMKNIYGVQPGEVFWTASDVGWVVGHSYIVYAPLLNGSTTVIYEGKPVGTPDAGAFWRVIAQHGVKVMFTAPTAFRAIRREDPDAELMHRHDLGGFRALFLAGERCDPETLRWAEEKLMVPVIDHWWQTETGWAIAANYLGIEHLPVKPGSPTLPAPGYDVRILGEDGQELPAGEQGAICIRLPLPPSCLNSLWGSEERFVESYMSRFPGYYLTGDAGYRDGDGYLFVMGRIDDVINVAGHRLSTGQIEEVLAAHSAVAECAVMGVADQLKGELPVGFLVLKAGVTTAPAEVEKEAIAMVRAEIGPVAAFKLAKVVKRLPKTRSGKILRGTMKKIADGTPWTMPATIDDPASLEEIGDALAQLGYPRPQ encoded by the coding sequence ATGGCGAACTACCGGACGATCTATCAGCGCTCGATCGAGAAGCCGGATGCCTTCTGGGCGGAAGCGGCCCGGGCCCTGCACTGGGACCGGCCCTGGGACCGCGTGCTGAACTTCGACCGGCCCCCGTTCTACCGCTGGTTCGAGGGCGGGGAACTGAACACCTGCTTCAACGCCGTCGACCGGCACGTCGCCAGCGGGCGGGGCGGACAGGTGGCGATCATCCACGACAGCGCGGTGACCGGCTCGGTGCGCCGGATCACCTATGCCGAGCTGCAGGACCTGGTGGCGCGCTTTGCGGGCGTGCTGGTGGGCCAGGGGGTCGGCAAGGGCGACCGGGTCGTGATCTACATGCCGATGGTGCCCGAGGCGGCGATCGCGATGCTGGCCTGCGCGCGGATCGGCGCGATCCACTCGGTGGTGTTCGGGGGCTTTGCCGCCAAGGAGCTGGCGACCCGGATCGACGACGCCAAGCCCGTGCTGATCGTGGCGGCGTCCTGCGGGATCGAGCCTGGCCGGGTGGTGCCGTACAAGCCGCTCCTGGCCGAGGCGCTGGCGCGTTCCCGGCACCGGCCGCGCCGCTGCATCGTGCTGCAGCGGCCGGAGGGGATGGCGGAACCGGAGCCGAGCATGGACCTGGACTGGCAGGCCTGCATGGACGAGGCGCAGCCGGTCGGCTGCACCCCGGTGGAGGCGACCGATCCGCTCTACATCCTCTACACCTCCGGCACGACCGGTCTGCCCAAGGGCATCGTGCGCGACCATGGCGGCCACGCCACCGCCCTGCTCTGGTCGATGAAGAACATCTACGGCGTCCAGCCGGGGGAGGTGTTCTGGACCGCGTCCGACGTCGGCTGGGTGGTCGGCCACAGCTATATCGTCTACGCGCCGCTGCTGAACGGCAGCACCACGGTGATCTACGAGGGCAAGCCGGTCGGCACGCCGGACGCGGGTGCCTTCTGGCGGGTGATCGCCCAGCACGGGGTCAAGGTGATGTTCACCGCGCCCACCGCCTTCCGGGCGATCCGCCGGGAGGACCCGGACGCGGAACTGATGCACCGCCACGACTTGGGCGGGTTCCGCGCCCTGTTCCTGGCCGGCGAGCGCTGCGACCCGGAGACCCTGCGCTGGGCCGAGGAAAAGCTGATGGTGCCGGTGATCGACCACTGGTGGCAGACGGAGACCGGCTGGGCGATCGCCGCCAACTACCTGGGCATCGAGCATCTGCCGGTGAAGCCGGGCTCGCCGACCTTGCCGGCCCCTGGATATGACGTGCGGATCCTGGGCGAGGACGGCCAGGAGCTTCCGGCCGGCGAGCAGGGCGCCATCTGCATCCGGCTGCCGCTGCCGCCCTCCTGCCTCAACAGCCTGTGGGGCAGCGAGGAGCGCTTCGTCGAGAGCTACATGAGCCGCTTTCCCGGCTACTACCTGACCGGCGATGCCGGCTACCGGGACGGGGACGGCTACCTGTTCGTGATGGGCCGCATCGACGACGTGATCAACGTGGCCGGGCACCGCCTGTCGACCGGCCAGATCGAGGAAGTGCTGGCCGCGCATTCGGCGGTGGCGGAATGCGCGGTGATGGGGGTGGCGGACCAGCTCAAGGGCGAGCTGCCGGTGGGCTTCCTGGTGCTGAAGGCCGGGGTGACCACGGCGCCGGCGGAGGTCGAGAAGGAGGCGATCGCCATGGTCCGGGCCGAGATCGGTCCGGTGGCGGCGTTCAAGCTCGCCAAGGTGGTCAAGCGCCTGCCCAAGACCCGCTCGGGCAAGATCCTGCGCGGGACTATGAAGAAGATCGCCGACGGCACGCCCTGGACGATGCCGGCCACCATCGACGATCCGGCCAGCCTGGAGGAGATCGGGGACGCGCTGGCGCAGCTGGGCTATCCGCGGCCACAGTGA
- the rpmG gene encoding 50S ribosomal protein L33: protein MAKAATVLIKLVSTAGTGFFYTTKKNTRSTTDKLSFKKYDPKVRKHVEFKESKIK, encoded by the coding sequence GTGGCCAAGGCCGCGACCGTACTGATCAAGCTCGTCAGCACCGCTGGCACCGGCTTCTTCTACACCACGAAGAAGAACACCCGCAGCACGACCGACAAGCTGTCGTTCAAGAAGTACGACCCGAAGGTGCGCAAGCACGTCGAGTTCAAAGAATCCAAGATCAAGTGA
- a CDS encoding MFS transporter has protein sequence MVGTRDAAASEPPLHVLALVMATATLVGIVLSTSQPLLSLVLHHHGVPEGLIGLNAAAGGLGVFLVIPFIPRLLAMGASRAMLLGLAITALTFLLLPLRIDLWFWFGLRLLQSIGLALLFIMSESAVNALVTEERRGRVLGLYGTLFSVGYTAGPGLIVLLGSEGLAPFLACAALLAMGAVLTLFLTPIDPLLRGGAGHRPDILGKLRATPFVFATAFVFAVLETGHFALLVLWGLAGGAAEQQAGLMVMVLIAGNILFQYPVGWIGDRIGRVRTIVATALAAALGHALMNLGLASGWLIWPILLFTGGAIGSLYSCGLSLLGRTYGRDHIAAANTTYIMTIQIGVAVGPLLGGTAMQLAGAWVMPWVLGGAVLVLALARLDALAPGGAERQG, from the coding sequence ATGGTGGGAACAAGGGACGCCGCCGCTTCTGAGCCGCCGCTCCATGTCCTCGCGCTCGTCATGGCGACCGCGACCCTGGTCGGGATCGTCCTTTCCACCAGTCAGCCGCTGCTCTCCCTGGTGCTCCATCACCACGGGGTGCCCGAGGGCCTGATCGGCCTGAACGCCGCCGCTGGCGGGCTGGGCGTGTTCCTGGTCATCCCGTTCATTCCCCGCCTGCTCGCCATGGGCGCCAGCCGCGCCATGCTGCTGGGCCTGGCGATCACCGCGCTGACCTTCCTGCTCCTGCCGCTCAGGATCGATCTGTGGTTCTGGTTCGGCCTGCGCCTCCTGCAGAGCATCGGCCTGGCGCTGCTGTTCATCATGAGCGAATCGGCGGTCAACGCCCTGGTCACCGAGGAACGGCGCGGCCGGGTGCTGGGCCTGTACGGCACGCTGTTCAGCGTGGGCTACACCGCCGGGCCAGGGCTGATCGTCCTGCTCGGCAGCGAGGGCCTGGCGCCTTTCCTGGCCTGCGCCGCGCTCCTGGCGATGGGCGCTGTCCTGACCCTGTTCCTCACGCCGATCGATCCCCTGCTGCGCGGTGGTGCCGGGCATCGGCCCGACATCCTGGGCAAGCTGCGGGCCACCCCGTTCGTGTTCGCCACCGCCTTCGTGTTCGCCGTGCTGGAGACCGGCCACTTCGCGCTGCTGGTGCTCTGGGGGCTGGCCGGCGGGGCGGCCGAGCAGCAGGCCGGCCTGATGGTGATGGTGCTGATCGCCGGCAACATCCTGTTCCAGTATCCGGTGGGGTGGATCGGCGACCGGATCGGCCGGGTGCGGACCATCGTCGCCACCGCGCTGGCCGCCGCGCTCGGCCACGCCCTGATGAACCTGGGCCTGGCCTCGGGCTGGCTGATCTGGCCGATCCTGCTGTTCACCGGCGGAGCGATCGGCAGCCTCTACTCCTGCGGCCTGTCGCTGCTCGGCCGCACCTATGGCCGCGACCATATCGCCGCGGCCAACACCACCTACATCATGACCATCCAGATCGGCGTCGCGGTCGGCCCGCTCCTGGGCGGCACCGCCATGCAGCTGGCCGGTGCCTGGGTGATGCCCTGGGTCCTGGGAGGCGCCGTGCTCGTGCTGGCGCTGGCGCGGCTGGACGCCCTGGCGCCTGGCGGCGCCGAGCGGCAAGGTTGA